A stretch of the Lactuca sativa cultivar Salinas chromosome 9, Lsat_Salinas_v11, whole genome shotgun sequence genome encodes the following:
- the LOC111916912 gene encoding uncharacterized protein LOC111916912, with product MVSMSFAAAAQPFLKRAVQIIPSPNFTLLNHKFPPSLFHAPLTSSGTIGICHVAQAIKGDSEVSLKGVVNEEVKHIFEMAKRASLRREVLHTDFLTPPVLKESMVILEKLADVKVFSQGGYPEAERCRLSVGHPEALTTEPDVVAAISISGNFGFQPCSHGDFLGSILGTGIVRDKVGDILLQGEKGAHVLVVQELVDFLTMSLDKVGNVPVTCKKMPLIALEYEPPRTKTFKTVEASMRIDAIASAGFKISRSKLVALISDGDVRVNWVTVSKNNTTIRSGDMISVSGKGRLKIGEVNETKKGKFAVELIRFL from the exons ATGGTATCAATGAGCTTCGCCGCCGCGGCACAGCCGTTTCTGAAAAGAGCCGTTCAAATCATCCCTAGCCCTAATTTCACACTCCTCAACCATAAGTTTCCTCCCTCTTTATTCCATGCTCCTTTGACTTCTTCAG GGACTATTGGTATATGTCATGTGGCACAAGCTATAAAGGGTGACTCTGAGGTTTCACTGAAGGGAGTTGTTAATGAAGAAGTGAAGCATATATTTGAAATG GCAAAACGGGCATCATTAAGGCGTGAAGTTCTTCATACGGATTTTCTCACACCACCTGTGTTGAAGGAGTCAATGGTAATTTTAGAAAAGTTAGCAGATGTTAAGGTTTTCTCTCAAGGTGGTTACCCGGAGGCTGAACGTTGCCGGCTGTCAGTTGGTCATCCGGAAGCTTTGACAACCGAGCCCGACGTTGTGGCGGCGATAAG tATTTCGGGGAACTTTGGGTttcaaccttgttcccatggtgACTTTCTTGGCTCTATTCTTGGCACGGGGATTGTAAGAGATAAAGTAGGGGACATTCTTTTGCAG GGTGAAAAAGGAGCTCATGTGCTTGTTGTTCAGGAATTAGTTGACTTCCTTACCATGTCACTCGATAAG GTTGGGAATGTACCCGTTACATGTAAGAAGATGCCATTGATTGCCCTTGAATATGAACCACCAAG GACTAAAACGTTCAAAACAGTAGAAGCTTCTATGAGAATTGATGCCATAGCAAGTGCAGGATTCAAGATTTCAAGATCAAAATTAGTTGCCTTGATTAG TGATGGGGATGTGCGTGTGAATTGGGTGACTGTGTCGAAGAATAATACAACTATAAGAAGTGGAGACATGATATCTGTAAGTGGGAAAGGAAGACTAAAG ATAGGAGAAGTGAACGAAACCAAGAAGGGAAAGTTTGCAGTTGAGCTCATACGCTTTTTATGA